A genome region from Alicyclobacillus acidocaldarius subsp. acidocaldarius DSM 446 includes the following:
- a CDS encoding polyprenyl synthetase family protein codes for MEFHEIYLLYRHELDRVERLLDERAHADHVDLAKAGRTLLEAGGKRIRPLFALICGLGEREWSEDVAKIAAALEMIHMATLVHDDVIDRADLRRGKPTVRKSYGNLAAMYTGDYLFARAIQLLAEVDNLEVHRLMARGIVLLCEGEIEQIEDFYNWSQGVMTYLRRIHRKTALLISLSCQLGAMVGGAPEREVAALARFGHAVGMAFQIVDDLLDFTGAAEIVGKPVGGDLRQGNLTLPALLAASRPGFGERLRALVREGMREEEAEEAIRLVVASGALADAERLAERYLEKSRHLLQAVNRETVREQLMGLTSFIIRRQY; via the coding sequence GTGGAATTCCATGAGATCTATCTCCTGTACCGGCATGAACTCGATCGCGTCGAACGGCTGTTGGACGAGCGCGCGCACGCGGATCACGTGGATCTCGCGAAAGCGGGCCGGACGCTACTCGAGGCCGGTGGCAAGCGGATTCGCCCTCTTTTTGCGCTCATCTGCGGCCTCGGCGAGCGCGAGTGGTCTGAGGATGTCGCCAAGATCGCTGCGGCGCTTGAGATGATTCACATGGCGACCTTGGTGCACGACGACGTGATCGACCGGGCCGATCTTCGCCGAGGCAAGCCGACGGTGCGGAAGAGTTACGGCAATCTGGCCGCGATGTACACGGGCGACTACTTGTTCGCTCGCGCCATCCAACTGCTCGCCGAGGTGGACAACCTCGAAGTTCACCGGCTGATGGCGAGGGGCATTGTGCTCTTATGCGAGGGCGAGATCGAGCAGATTGAGGACTTTTACAATTGGTCGCAGGGCGTGATGACGTATCTGCGCCGCATTCACCGGAAGACGGCGCTTCTCATCTCTCTGAGCTGTCAGTTGGGCGCGATGGTGGGCGGCGCTCCCGAGCGGGAGGTCGCGGCACTGGCCCGATTCGGACACGCGGTCGGGATGGCCTTTCAGATTGTGGACGATCTGCTCGACTTCACGGGAGCGGCGGAGATCGTGGGCAAGCCCGTGGGCGGAGACCTGCGCCAGGGCAATCTGACGCTGCCGGCCTTGTTGGCGGCGTCTCGCCCGGGCTTTGGGGAGCGCCTCAGGGCCTTGGTGCGCGAGGGGATGCGCGAGGAGGAGGCCGAGGAAGCCATCCGGCTCGTCGTGGCGTCGGGAGCGCTGGCGGACGCTGAGCGCTTGGCGGAGCGATATCTCGAGAAATCGAGGCATCTGCTGCAGGCTGTGAACCGTGAAACGGTCCGCGAGCAGTTGATGGGCCTCACCTCGTTCATCATCCGGCGACAGTACTGA
- a CDS encoding demethylmenaquinone methyltransferase, whose protein sequence is MQGDKSAYVHDVFSKIAKRYDAMNSVLSFQQHRLWRNYAMRQLPLTPKSQVLDVAAGTGAWTFAIAKRLGPEGRVIGLDFTEAMLEVAEERRQRFTFRDRVQFVHGDAMNLPFPDNTFDLCTIGFALRNMPSAEGCLREMARVVKPGGAVVSLELSKPEAAWFRRLYYFYFYRILPKIGELVVGDRAPYAWLPESLIDFPDRKGLEEMFRRVGLRDVWSRPLTLGIAAFHIGWK, encoded by the coding sequence ATGCAGGGAGACAAGTCGGCTTACGTACACGACGTCTTTTCGAAGATCGCCAAGCGCTACGACGCGATGAACTCCGTGTTGAGCTTCCAGCAGCATCGGTTGTGGCGCAACTATGCGATGCGCCAGTTGCCCCTCACGCCGAAATCCCAGGTACTGGACGTGGCCGCGGGCACGGGCGCGTGGACCTTTGCCATCGCCAAGCGGCTTGGACCCGAGGGGCGAGTCATCGGGCTCGACTTCACGGAGGCCATGCTCGAGGTCGCGGAAGAGCGCCGTCAGCGGTTCACGTTTCGCGATCGCGTCCAATTTGTGCACGGCGACGCGATGAACCTCCCGTTCCCAGACAACACCTTTGACCTATGCACCATCGGCTTTGCGCTGCGCAATATGCCGAGTGCGGAAGGTTGTCTGCGCGAGATGGCCCGGGTGGTGAAGCCGGGCGGCGCGGTGGTCTCGCTCGAGCTGTCGAAGCCGGAGGCCGCGTGGTTTCGGCGGCTGTACTACTTTTACTTTTACCGCATTCTCCCGAAAATCGGCGAGCTCGTGGTGGGCGATCGAGCGCCGTACGCCTGGCTGCCCGAGTCGCTCATCGACTTTCCCGATCGGAAGGGACTCGAGGAGATGTTTCGTCGCGTGGGCTTGCGCGACGTGTGGAGCCGCCCGCTGACATTGGGTATCGCGGCCTTCCACATCGGATGGAAATGA
- a CDS encoding heptaprenyl diphosphate synthase component 1, with translation MDHEYLAKRKVRQAVSPFHFDLGYAILQSAAVPDVEAERVLTAVLLLEQGLSIHDEIDEWGAAEQGLVVLAGDYDSSKYYLILAELGDRRLMHELCEAVVRINEAKMDLLMASPLSLDVYVERMSTIEAELLRALVRHYHPDPGPWMAKVEEAVRHHVLAGGAKVRVFTRGTASSRPREGSVLTPKDPTRLRGTWSVLDYALPEEPQGLQAAEGKR, from the coding sequence ATGGATCACGAATACTTGGCCAAGCGGAAGGTCCGCCAGGCGGTGAGTCCATTTCATTTCGATCTCGGTTATGCCATCCTGCAATCGGCTGCGGTGCCCGACGTCGAGGCAGAGCGGGTGCTCACCGCCGTGCTCCTGCTGGAGCAAGGGCTTTCCATTCACGACGAGATCGACGAGTGGGGCGCGGCGGAACAAGGGCTCGTGGTGTTGGCCGGGGATTACGACAGCAGCAAATACTACTTGATCCTCGCTGAGCTCGGAGATCGCCGGCTCATGCATGAGTTGTGCGAGGCGGTCGTGCGGATCAACGAGGCGAAGATGGACCTGCTGATGGCGTCGCCGCTGTCGCTGGACGTGTATGTGGAGCGCATGTCGACCATCGAGGCGGAGCTGTTGCGCGCCCTGGTGCGCCATTATCACCCAGATCCGGGGCCGTGGATGGCAAAGGTGGAGGAGGCGGTGCGCCATCACGTCCTGGCCGGCGGGGCGAAGGTCCGCGTGTTCACGCGCGGCACAGCTTCTTCCCGGCCACGCGAAGGAAGTGTGCTCACGCCAAAGGACCCAACCAGGCTGCGCGGGACATGGTCGGTGCTTGACTACGCCCTTCCCGAAGAGCCGCAAGGGCTTCAGGCAGCGGAAGGGAAGCGTTGA
- a CDS encoding zinc-dependent alcohol dehydrogenase family protein, giving the protein MKAARMVGFREPLVIERVPDPTPGPEDAVIRVEASGICRSDWHGWMGDWTWLGLSPQLPITPGHEFGGEIVALGREVRDFQIGDKVTVPFHYACGHCEHCHAGVPNRCDHVGIYGFSWDGSFAEYVVVRNANMNLIRLPEGVDALTAAAVGCRFMTGYHGVMRGGVRPGQWVAVHGAGGVGLSAIQTAYAVGARVIAVDVDDEKLAKAREEGACEVVNAKNQPVVEAIREITKGGAHVSIDALGIRDTVLNSVLSLRKGGRHVQIGLTTSQEGGFVPLPMDLITSCEIEVVGSLGIPHPDYAGLLALVAEGRLRPRNLVEREVRLEDVNEVFDKMTRFETRGFNMITAF; this is encoded by the coding sequence GTGAAAGCAGCGAGAATGGTGGGATTTCGCGAGCCGCTCGTCATCGAGCGCGTGCCGGATCCGACACCCGGGCCGGAGGACGCCGTGATCCGGGTGGAGGCGAGCGGCATCTGTCGGAGCGACTGGCATGGATGGATGGGGGACTGGACCTGGCTCGGGCTTTCGCCGCAGTTGCCCATCACCCCCGGTCACGAATTCGGTGGCGAGATCGTCGCATTGGGGCGGGAGGTGCGAGACTTTCAAATCGGCGACAAGGTGACGGTGCCGTTTCACTACGCCTGCGGACACTGTGAACACTGCCACGCGGGCGTGCCGAACCGGTGTGATCACGTCGGCATCTACGGCTTCAGTTGGGACGGCAGCTTCGCGGAATATGTGGTCGTTCGAAACGCGAATATGAACCTGATTCGCCTGCCGGAAGGCGTCGACGCCCTTACGGCAGCCGCCGTAGGGTGCCGGTTTATGACCGGGTATCACGGCGTGATGCGGGGAGGCGTGAGGCCCGGACAGTGGGTGGCGGTGCACGGCGCAGGTGGCGTGGGCCTCTCGGCCATTCAGACGGCGTACGCCGTGGGCGCGCGCGTGATTGCGGTCGATGTGGACGACGAGAAGCTGGCCAAAGCGCGCGAGGAAGGCGCGTGTGAGGTTGTGAACGCAAAAAACCAGCCCGTGGTGGAGGCCATCCGGGAGATCACCAAGGGCGGGGCCCACGTGAGCATCGATGCGTTGGGCATTCGGGACACGGTCCTGAACTCCGTATTGAGCCTTCGCAAGGGAGGCAGGCACGTGCAGATTGGTCTCACCACGTCCCAAGAGGGTGGGTTTGTGCCGCTTCCCATGGATCTCATCACGAGTTGCGAGATTGAGGTCGTGGGGAGCCTCGGCATTCCGCACCCGGACTACGCGGGGCTCCTCGCGTTGGTTGCCGAAGGTCGCCTGAGGCCGAGAAACCTGGTGGAGCGAGAGGTCCGACTCGAAGATGTCAACGAGGTGTTCGACAAAATGACGCGGTTTGAAACCAGAGGTTTCAACATGATCACGGCGTTCTGA
- the spoIVA gene encoding stage IV sporulation protein A, which translates to MEKFDVFQDIAERTGGDIYLGVVGPVRTGKSTFIKKFMELIVIPNIQDEADRARAIDELPQSAAGRTIMTTEPKFIPNQAVQVHVAEGLDVNVRIVDCVGYAVEGARGYEDENGPRMVTTPWFDDPVPFQEAAEIGTRKVIADHSTIGIVVTTDGSVAEIPRENYVAAEERVVAELKELGKPFVMIVNSVTPDHPRVLQLREELAAKYDVPVLALSCATLTTHEIYYVLREALYEFPVKEVNVNLPNWVMVLDPDHWLRQQFEEAVRETIRDIRRVRDIDRVVAQFAQYSFVSSCGLAHMDMGHGIAVIELDAPDELYDQVLTEIVGVQITGRDQLLKMMKEFTYAKREYDKVADALRMVKLTGYGIAPPALEEMTLDEPELIKQGSRFGVRLKATAPSIHMIRVDVESEFAPIVGTEKQSEELVRYLMQDFEKDPLKIWESDIFGKSLAAIVREGISAKLSLMPESAQFKLKETLQRIINEGSGGLIAIIL; encoded by the coding sequence GTGGAAAAATTCGACGTCTTTCAAGACATTGCGGAGCGGACGGGGGGCGATATATACCTCGGCGTGGTCGGCCCCGTGCGCACTGGCAAGTCAACGTTCATCAAAAAGTTTATGGAACTCATTGTCATCCCCAACATTCAGGACGAGGCCGATCGCGCCCGGGCCATTGACGAGCTTCCCCAGAGTGCCGCGGGGCGCACCATTATGACGACAGAACCCAAGTTCATCCCGAATCAAGCGGTCCAGGTGCACGTCGCGGAAGGACTCGATGTGAACGTCCGGATCGTGGACTGCGTCGGCTATGCGGTCGAGGGCGCACGCGGTTACGAGGATGAGAACGGGCCGCGGATGGTCACGACGCCGTGGTTTGACGATCCCGTCCCCTTTCAAGAGGCGGCTGAGATTGGCACGCGCAAGGTGATCGCCGACCACTCGACCATCGGGATCGTCGTCACAACCGACGGATCCGTAGCCGAAATTCCGCGCGAAAATTACGTTGCCGCCGAGGAGCGCGTGGTGGCCGAACTGAAGGAACTCGGCAAGCCGTTTGTCATGATCGTCAACTCGGTCACGCCCGATCATCCGCGCGTGCTCCAACTGCGGGAGGAGCTCGCCGCGAAGTACGACGTGCCGGTCCTGGCTCTCTCCTGTGCCACGTTGACGACGCACGAGATCTACTATGTGCTTCGCGAGGCGCTGTACGAGTTCCCGGTCAAGGAGGTCAACGTCAACCTGCCGAACTGGGTCATGGTGCTCGACCCAGATCACTGGCTGCGCCAACAGTTTGAAGAGGCCGTCCGCGAGACCATCCGGGACATCCGCCGCGTGCGCGACATCGATCGCGTCGTCGCCCAGTTCGCGCAGTACTCGTTCGTCTCGTCCTGCGGGCTTGCCCACATGGACATGGGCCACGGGATCGCCGTGATCGAGCTCGACGCGCCGGACGAACTGTACGACCAGGTGCTGACGGAGATCGTCGGCGTCCAGATCACGGGCCGCGATCAGCTGCTGAAGATGATGAAAGAGTTCACCTACGCCAAGCGGGAGTACGACAAGGTGGCCGATGCGCTGCGCATGGTGAAGCTGACGGGCTATGGCATCGCGCCTCCTGCGCTCGAGGAGATGACGCTCGACGAACCGGAGCTCATCAAACAGGGATCTCGCTTCGGTGTCCGACTCAAGGCCACGGCGCCGTCGATTCACATGATCCGCGTGGACGTGGAGAGCGAGTTCGCGCCGATTGTCGGAACGGAGAAGCAGTCCGAGGAGCTCGTGCGGTATCTGATGCAGGACTTTGAGAAGGATCCGCTGAAGATCTGGGAGAGCGACATTTTCGGCAAGTCGCTGGCCGCGATCGTCCGAGAGGGCATCTCGGCAAAGCTGTCGCTCATGCCGGAGAGCGCTCAGTTCAAGCTGAAGGAGACCTTGCAGCGCATCATCAACGAGGGCAGCGGCGGTCTCATCGCAATCATCCTGTGA
- the gcvH gene encoding glycine cleavage system protein GcvH: MNIPEGLKYSREHEWVRVDGSRAYIGITDYAQDELGDIVYVELPEVGAELKAGETFGTVESVKTVSDLYAPVSGRVVEVNEALASAPEKVNESPYEEAWMIVVEMADPSELEALLDAEAYRQHIQG; this comes from the coding sequence GTGAACATTCCTGAGGGACTCAAGTATTCGCGCGAACACGAATGGGTGCGGGTCGACGGATCGCGCGCCTACATCGGGATCACGGATTATGCGCAGGACGAGCTGGGCGACATCGTCTACGTGGAGTTGCCCGAGGTCGGCGCCGAGCTCAAAGCCGGGGAGACCTTCGGCACGGTGGAGTCCGTGAAGACGGTCTCCGACCTGTACGCGCCGGTCAGCGGACGCGTCGTGGAAGTCAACGAGGCGCTCGCCAGCGCGCCGGAGAAGGTCAACGAGTCGCCGTACGAGGAAGCCTGGATGATCGTCGTGGAGATGGCGGATCCCTCGGAGCTCGAGGCGCTCTTGGACGCCGAGGCGTACCGTCAACACATTCAGGGCTGA
- a CDS encoding NAD(P)H-dependent glycerol-3-phosphate dehydrogenase: protein MKACILGAGSWGTALGSVLAWNGWDVSIWARRSEVAEDINLRRRNDRYLPGAVLPDGLKAVVGAREALAGANLVVLAVPSAAVAEVLPLLRKLDDHVLVVHAVKGFVRPDNLRVSAWLEREIPGIERRLAVISGPSHAEEVVRQMPTTVVVASASKRVAESAQDAFMTDRFRVYTQADVIGVELGGALKNIIALGAGLAEGLGLGDNTRAALMTRGLAEITRLGVALGASPLTFSGLAGIGDLIVTCTSEHSRNHRAGRLLAKGLPLSEVLDAIGMAVEGVNVTFAAEQLARDCGVEMPITHAIARVLTGDISPSEGIELLMTRDKNHEMEVVGVQPLTAEFRLP from the coding sequence ATGAAAGCGTGCATCTTGGGGGCCGGCAGCTGGGGGACCGCCCTGGGTTCGGTGCTTGCGTGGAACGGCTGGGACGTGTCGATCTGGGCCCGGCGCTCGGAGGTGGCCGAAGACATCAACCTGCGCAGGCGAAACGACCGCTACCTTCCTGGTGCCGTCCTGCCCGATGGCCTGAAGGCCGTCGTCGGCGCGAGAGAAGCCCTCGCAGGAGCCAATCTCGTGGTGCTCGCCGTGCCTTCTGCAGCCGTCGCCGAGGTCCTTCCCCTGCTTCGTAAGCTGGACGATCACGTCCTGGTGGTGCATGCGGTGAAGGGCTTTGTGCGCCCGGACAATCTGCGGGTGAGTGCGTGGCTCGAAAGAGAAATTCCTGGCATCGAACGCCGCCTCGCCGTGATCTCCGGCCCATCTCACGCGGAGGAAGTGGTGCGGCAGATGCCGACGACGGTCGTCGTCGCGAGCGCGAGCAAGCGCGTGGCCGAGAGCGCGCAGGACGCCTTCATGACCGATCGGTTTCGCGTATACACGCAGGCGGACGTGATCGGCGTGGAGCTCGGCGGCGCCCTGAAGAATATCATCGCGCTCGGCGCGGGGCTGGCCGAAGGACTGGGGCTCGGAGATAACACGAGGGCTGCGCTCATGACGCGCGGACTCGCCGAGATCACGCGCTTGGGCGTCGCGCTCGGCGCGTCGCCGCTCACGTTTTCAGGCCTCGCCGGGATAGGCGATCTCATTGTCACTTGCACGAGCGAGCACAGCCGCAACCATCGAGCGGGTCGCTTGTTGGCGAAGGGGCTTCCTTTGTCGGAGGTTCTCGATGCCATCGGCATGGCGGTCGAAGGCGTGAACGTGACGTTCGCCGCCGAGCAGCTCGCCCGCGACTGCGGCGTGGAAATGCCGATCACGCACGCTATCGCGCGGGTGCTGACGGGCGACATCTCGCCGAGCGAGGGCATCGAGTTGCTCATGACGCGAGACAAGAATCACGAGATGGAGGTCGTCGGCGTCCAACCGCTGACCGCGGAGTTTCGACTGCCTTGA
- the plsY gene encoding glycerol-3-phosphate 1-O-acyltransferase PlsY — translation MAWSGVLSMIIAYFIGSISTSTLVVRWVSGRDIRSEGSGNAGATNTMRTIGLKWGVLVLLFDGLKGAIALWIAHAMAPHAMWALALSAVAVVVGHNWPVFFGFRGGKGIATTIGVLLWLAPLSAVIAGLVCLAVIAVTRYVSLGSLVFVCLVPILIAVFRFEGWTFAASVVLALLAVYRHRSNIHRLLHGTERRIFDRTSEGVR, via the coding sequence ATGGCTTGGTCTGGTGTGTTGTCGATGATCATCGCGTATTTCATAGGCTCCATCTCGACGAGCACGCTGGTGGTCCGCTGGGTCAGCGGCCGCGACATTCGCTCCGAAGGGAGCGGAAACGCGGGCGCCACCAACACCATGCGCACCATCGGGCTCAAATGGGGCGTTTTGGTGCTTCTGTTCGATGGGCTTAAAGGTGCCATTGCGCTGTGGATCGCGCACGCCATGGCGCCCCACGCGATGTGGGCGCTGGCTCTGTCCGCCGTGGCCGTGGTAGTTGGGCACAATTGGCCCGTGTTTTTTGGGTTTCGCGGCGGGAAGGGCATTGCGACGACCATCGGCGTGTTGTTGTGGCTCGCGCCGCTTTCCGCCGTGATCGCCGGGCTGGTCTGCCTGGCCGTGATCGCCGTCACGCGCTATGTATCGCTCGGCTCGCTCGTGTTCGTGTGCCTGGTTCCCATTCTCATTGCGGTGTTTCGGTTCGAGGGATGGACCTTTGCCGCCAGCGTGGTGCTCGCTCTACTCGCCGTGTACCGACATCGGTCGAATATTCATCGGCTGTTGCACGGCACGGAGCGGCGGATTTTCGACCGGACAAGCGAGGGTGTGCGATGA
- the der gene encoding ribosome biogenesis GTPase Der — MALPVVAIVGRANVGKSTLFNRLVGRRVSIVEDTPGVTRDRIYGKSEWNGVPFRVIDTGGIEMDEEDEMGNLIRVQAQIAIDEADVILFVVDGRQGVTQADEHVAQVLRRAHKPVVLGVNKLDHVEQHALSYEFYRLGFGEPIPFSAEHGQGTGDLLDAVVAALPKASEEDEDEDAIRIAFIGRPNVGKSSLVNRLLGEERVMVSPVAGTTRDAVDTPLERDGQTYMLVDTAGMRRKGKVYERIEKYSVLRALRALDRADVAFVVLDAQTGIVEQDKRVAGYALDAGCAIAFVVNKWDAIEKDDKTAHRFEEKIRDEFPFLRFAPVIFVSALTGQRVSRLLDVAKEIAEYHAMRVPTSTLNRVLADAQVSVSPPSKGGRRLRIYYGTQVSVKPPTFVIFVNDTELSHFSYERYLENQLREAFGFRGTPIRIVLRARDEAESGSS, encoded by the coding sequence ATGGCTTTGCCTGTGGTGGCGATTGTGGGGCGTGCAAATGTGGGGAAGTCGACACTCTTCAATCGACTGGTCGGTCGGCGAGTGTCCATTGTCGAGGACACGCCCGGCGTGACAAGGGATCGGATCTACGGAAAAAGCGAGTGGAACGGCGTGCCGTTTCGCGTGATCGACACCGGCGGCATTGAGATGGATGAAGAAGACGAGATGGGAAACCTCATCCGCGTGCAGGCGCAGATCGCCATTGACGAAGCGGACGTCATTTTGTTTGTCGTGGACGGGCGTCAGGGCGTGACGCAGGCGGACGAACACGTGGCCCAGGTGTTGCGCCGAGCCCACAAACCCGTTGTGCTCGGCGTCAACAAGCTCGATCACGTCGAACAGCACGCGCTGAGCTACGAATTTTACCGACTCGGCTTTGGAGAGCCGATACCGTTTTCGGCCGAGCACGGACAGGGCACAGGCGATTTGTTGGACGCCGTCGTCGCTGCACTTCCGAAGGCGAGCGAAGAGGATGAGGACGAAGACGCCATTCGCATCGCGTTCATCGGGAGGCCCAACGTCGGCAAGTCGAGCTTGGTGAACCGGTTGCTCGGCGAGGAGCGCGTGATGGTCAGCCCGGTGGCGGGAACGACTCGGGACGCCGTTGACACGCCGCTCGAGCGCGACGGCCAGACATATATGCTGGTGGACACCGCGGGCATGCGGCGAAAAGGAAAAGTGTATGAGCGCATCGAAAAATACAGCGTGTTGAGGGCGCTTCGAGCCCTGGACAGGGCGGATGTCGCCTTTGTGGTCCTCGACGCGCAGACCGGGATCGTGGAGCAGGATAAGCGCGTCGCGGGCTACGCGCTGGACGCCGGGTGTGCCATCGCGTTTGTCGTGAACAAATGGGACGCCATTGAGAAGGATGACAAAACCGCGCATCGATTCGAGGAGAAGATCAGGGACGAATTCCCCTTTCTCCGGTTTGCGCCGGTGATCTTCGTCTCCGCGCTCACGGGGCAGCGAGTGAGCCGGCTGCTGGATGTGGCCAAGGAAATTGCGGAATATCACGCGATGCGCGTGCCGACCTCAACGTTGAACCGCGTCCTCGCGGATGCGCAGGTGTCCGTTTCCCCGCCGTCGAAGGGCGGGCGGAGGCTCAGAATCTATTACGGCACCCAGGTCAGCGTGAAACCGCCCACGTTTGTGATTTTTGTCAATGACACGGAGCTGAGTCACTTCTCGTACGAGCGTTACCTTGAGAATCAACTTCGAGAAGCGTTTGGCTTTCGAGGAACACCGATTCGCATCGTGCTGCGGGCGCGTGACGAAGCGGAGTCGGGCTCGTCCTGA
- the rpsA gene encoding 30S ribosomal protein S1: MSEDLREMLTDAAVREGDVVTGEVTAVDDHGVTVALPHGYEGHISPQELSAVPGTHPSDVVSVGSTVTAQVLKVDMESGHVTLSKRRAEQASAWERMQQLLESGEPIEVEIRDVVKGGLVADVGVRAFIPASLVDRHFVENLEQFKGQKLRAKVIEVDPQKNKLILSRRAVLEEESEARARKLFEELKPGDVIEGTVQRLTDFGAFVDVGGADGLVHISELSFSHVNHPSEVVREGDRVKVRVLRVDPEAGRISLSIKAALPEPWETYAHEFQPGDVVQGVVRRVVDFGAFVELRPGLEGLVHVSQISNEHVDKPSDVLQPGQEVTVRVLSVDPERKRISLSMRDSSQPRGGQGRGGRRDRRPTEPRNEGASGPTLGDLFGDLFK, encoded by the coding sequence ATGTCAGAGGATTTGCGTGAAATGTTGACCGATGCGGCGGTTCGCGAGGGGGACGTGGTGACCGGCGAAGTGACCGCCGTGGACGATCACGGGGTGACCGTCGCGCTGCCTCACGGTTATGAGGGGCATATATCGCCGCAGGAACTGTCGGCGGTGCCGGGAACGCATCCGAGTGATGTCGTGAGCGTGGGCAGCACGGTGACGGCGCAAGTGCTGAAGGTCGACATGGAATCCGGCCATGTGACGCTTTCAAAGCGGCGCGCTGAACAGGCGTCTGCGTGGGAGCGCATGCAGCAATTGCTGGAGAGCGGAGAACCCATCGAGGTGGAGATTCGAGACGTCGTCAAGGGCGGTCTGGTGGCGGATGTCGGCGTCCGCGCGTTTATCCCGGCATCTTTGGTGGATCGCCATTTCGTCGAGAACCTCGAGCAATTTAAGGGACAGAAGCTCCGCGCCAAGGTGATTGAGGTCGATCCGCAGAAGAACAAGCTGATTCTCTCTCGGCGCGCGGTGTTGGAGGAAGAGAGCGAGGCGCGGGCGCGGAAGCTGTTCGAGGAGTTGAAGCCGGGCGACGTCATCGAGGGAACGGTGCAGCGGCTGACCGATTTCGGGGCGTTTGTCGATGTAGGGGGCGCCGACGGGCTGGTGCACATCTCCGAATTGTCGTTTTCCCACGTCAACCATCCATCCGAGGTGGTGCGCGAGGGCGATCGCGTCAAGGTCCGCGTGCTCCGCGTTGACCCTGAGGCCGGTCGGATTTCGCTGTCCATTAAAGCGGCGCTGCCGGAGCCTTGGGAGACCTATGCCCACGAGTTTCAACCTGGGGATGTCGTCCAGGGCGTGGTGCGCCGGGTGGTGGACTTCGGTGCGTTTGTCGAGCTTCGCCCTGGGTTGGAGGGGCTGGTTCACGTGTCTCAGATCTCGAACGAGCACGTCGATAAGCCGTCCGACGTCCTTCAGCCTGGACAAGAGGTCACGGTCCGCGTGCTGAGCGTGGATCCGGAGCGCAAGCGCATCTCGCTGTCCATGCGGGATTCATCTCAGCCGCGAGGCGGGCAAGGGCGAGGGGGCCGGCGAGATCGCAGGCCGACTGAGCCTCGCAACGAAGGCGCCTCTGGGCCAACGCTCGGCGATCTGTTTGGCGATTTGTTCAAGTGA
- a CDS encoding lysophospholipid acyltransferase family protein → MSGESSDLPRTLFYRFARAVVTAFFRTCFRVRVEGLERLPRQGGVILASNHLSNFDPPLLGILVPRYIRFMGKAELFRIPVLRRMFLSLGGFPIERGRVDRRAIRTAIEVLQGGTCLVMFPEGHRSRTGKLGPLQPGIASIARKAGAIIQPVGIRGRYRMFGRIEVRFGDPIDVREWSDEEIMRNLRDQLLLLTGQEESR, encoded by the coding sequence ATGTCCGGTGAATCCAGCGATTTGCCCCGTACGCTCTTTTACCGCTTCGCGCGGGCCGTCGTCACTGCGTTTTTTCGCACGTGTTTTCGCGTTCGGGTGGAGGGCTTGGAGCGGCTCCCGCGTCAGGGAGGCGTGATCCTTGCGTCGAATCACCTTTCGAATTTCGATCCTCCGCTTCTAGGGATTCTGGTCCCGCGATACATACGTTTCATGGGCAAGGCCGAACTGTTTCGCATCCCCGTGCTTCGGCGCATGTTCCTTTCACTTGGGGGGTTTCCCATCGAGCGTGGCCGCGTGGACCGGCGCGCGATCCGCACGGCGATCGAAGTTCTGCAAGGCGGAACTTGCCTTGTCATGTTCCCTGAAGGGCACCGGTCGCGAACGGGCAAACTCGGGCCGCTGCAGCCCGGAATCGCGTCCATCGCCAGAAAAGCGGGCGCGATCATTCAGCCTGTGGGTATCCGGGGGCGGTACCGTATGTTCGGGCGCATCGAGGTGAGGTTCGGAGATCCCATCGACGTGCGGGAATGGTCGGATGAGGAGATCATGCGAAATCTCCGAGACCAGCTGCTTCTGCTGACCGGTCAGGAGGAATCGCGCTGA